The following nucleotide sequence is from Mycobacterium sp. Z3061.
CATGCCTGACCGGTCAGGCCTGAAGTCACCGAGGAGAACGAATCCGCCGCCGTGCCCAACTCCTCGGCCAATCCGTTCCACGCCGCCGCCGCGTCCACCATCGGCGCAGAACCGGCACCACTGAACATCCGCAACGAATTGATCTCCGGCGGCAGCATAGGAAAACTCACCATGATTGACCTCCTACCGATTCCCGGCCGCCCCGATGCGGCCATGCCCGAAAGGAATCGAGTCACCCCAGCGCAGATGCTAGGGAGGCGGGCGATGTGTATAGAAGGGACCAAAGGCCCCAACAAGCAGAGGATTTGGACGGTCGCGGCCCGCTACGCCCGCCCCGCCAACCGATCCACATCCACCACTTCACCCCGGTTGATGCTCACCCAGTCGCGCCCGTCCAGATAGGGGCGCAGGCTGCGCCCGATCAGTTCGGCGTCGGCCGCCGACTTGGGCCGCTGCAACTCGTACACATGCGGCAACGACGCCATGCCCGTGACCACATCCCAGAGCTTCAGCGCGTCCGCGCCGGCCGGCGGGTCCACCAACACCGGCCCGAACAGGCACTGGCCGTCCAGGAACAACGTCGGCACCCCGTACCCGCCGGCGTCGACGACTCGTTGGTGCTCGGCACGGACGTCGTCGTGGGTCGATGGGTCCGCTAAAGCAGCATCCAGAACTTCAGCGTCACAACCGATTTCACCAAGCAGCCGGCGTGCCACCGCAGGATCGTGCGGCTTGCCGCCCAGATCGTGCAGCTCGTGACCGATCGCGGCATACCAACGGTCCAGCAACGCCATGTCGGTGCGGCGCAATAACGCTCCGACGCGCATCAGTGACCAGCCGTAAGACCAGTCACGTTCCCACGGGTGCTTCTTGCCCTCGACGCGGTTGACCTCTTCGAGACTGAAGAAGCGCCAGTCGATGGTGATGCCCACCTGCTCGCGAACGTTCCGGATCCAGACCGAGGTCTGGTAGGCGAACGGACACATCGGATCGAAGTGGAAATCAACCGTGCTCATCGCTGGGCTCCTCTCTATACGCGGGGACGCACCCCGGCCGCGCGGTACACGAACATCGGCTCCAGCCGGTACTTCACCGTCGCGGCCGGCAGCCGCTGCAGCACCTCGTCGGGAATCTCCCGCCGATAGCTCAGTTTCATCGTTCCGCTGAAGGCGTGGTCGACTTGGCGCAGATCGATCTCGATCGACAAGCCATGCCCCGAGATCGTCGCAATGGCCGGCCCGGGATCGGTGTCCCACGGGCAATCGATGGACCGCAGATTCGGGTCCGCGCCCGTCGGAAAGGTGGCGACGATCCGCCGCTCGGTGAACGCGAACATGCCGCGATAGCGCGCCACACCCGCGGCCGAGTAGACGCCCGGCACGTGACCGCTGAAGCTGCGGCGCACCGGCACCCGCGCTGCCAGGAAGATGACGCCCTC
It contains:
- a CDS encoding DsbA family protein, which encodes MSTVDFHFDPMCPFAYQTSVWIRNVREQVGITIDWRFFSLEEVNRVEGKKHPWERDWSYGWSLMRVGALLRRTDMALLDRWYAAIGHELHDLGGKPHDPAVARRLLGEIGCDAEVLDAALADPSTHDDVRAEHQRVVDAGGYGVPTLFLDGQCLFGPVLVDPPAGADALKLWDVVTGMASLPHVYELQRPKSAADAELIGRSLRPYLDGRDWVSINRGEVVDVDRLAGRA